CGTCCGAGACGGGTACGACAATGAGCTCGAGCTTCCAGTCCATGGTGTGGGCCTCCCCTATCCCGCGGTCACAACAGTTCCACGAGCTGAGCCGTCGAGGCTTCATCGGACTCATCGGCGACGGCTCGCTAGCCTCCGACGGTACCGTCTGGCACGAAGGGGGATGCCCGTGCGGGTCATGTTCGTCACTTCGCCGGCAATAGGTCATTTCCATCCACTCGTCCCGCTCGCCCTGGCCTTGGCTGATGCGGGCGACGATGTCGTCGTAGCCAGCGCCCCCTCGGTGTGCACCCGGGCGGAGGACATGGGTCTGGCCTCGGTGCGCGCCGGCCCCGAGCTCGACCAGTGGTTCGCAGTCCTCCAGTCGAGGGTCCGAGGAAGGCCGGGAGACGGGCTGCGCCCGGAGCGCATCCTCGGGTATTTCCTCCCGCGCCTGTTCGGAGAGTGCGGCGCCCCGATGATGGCTGACGACCTCGTACCGCTCGTCGACCGCTGGCGTCCGGACCTGATCGTCTACGAGACGATGGCCTTCGCCGCTCCCCTCGTCGCCGCCGTGGCGAGGGTGCCAGCCGTGCACCACACGGTCTCGCCGCTCGCGCCCTTGGAGGTCTGGGAGCTTTGCGCCGACGCGCTGTCGCCGTTGTGGCGGTCGCTCGACCTGAACCCGTCGCCGCTCGGCGGCCTCTTCGAGGGGCTGACGCTCGCCACGTGGCCACAATCCCTCGACGCGGCTCCAGGGTACGAGGCGGGCGATATCAGACGGATGCGCGCCATCCCGCTGGACGCGACCGGGTGCGAGGGGCTGCCCGACTGGGTGCAGGGACTTCCTGAACGACCCACCGTCTACATGACGCTCGGCACGGTGACGAACACGGACATGGCGGTCTTCCGGTCTGCACTCGAGGGCCTCGCCGAGGAGCCGGTCAACCTCATCGTGACAGTGGGCCGCGACAACGACCCGACGGCAATCGGCCAGGTCCCGCCGAACGCCCGGATCGAGCGCTACATCCCGCAGTCGCTCCTGTTGCCCTACTG
The Acidimicrobiales bacterium genome window above contains:
- a CDS encoding glycosyltransferase, coding for MFVTSPAIGHFHPLVPLALALADAGDDVVVASAPSVCTRAEDMGLASVRAGPELDQWFAVLQSRVRGRPGDGLRPERILGYFLPRLFGECGAPMMADDLVPLVDRWRPDLIVYETMAFAAPLVAAVARVPAVHHTVSPLAPLEVWELCADALSPLWRSLDLNPSPLGGLFEGLTLATWPQSLDAAPGYEAGDIRRMRAIPLDATGCEGLPDWVQGLPERPTVYMTLGTVTNTDMAVFRSALEGLAEEPVNLIVTVGRDNDPTAIGQVPPNARIERYIPQSLLLPYCSAVISHAGSGTTLAALSHGLPQLLIPQGADQFVNADRCEQAGVGLRLLPDQVTAAAVTDGVGALLVGDTYGRQARRVQAEMASMPTPEEWVEPLRRVAASASA